The Micromonospora sp. Llam0 genome includes a window with the following:
- a CDS encoding LamG-like jellyroll fold domain-containing protein, whose translation MQTGFGIADAAAVPAVTSGSDIRFADVRPDADLVLTPTKTGVSESIVLKSADAPTQWNFPLRLQGLAPELVGGGVELRDEAGEVRANIPPGFMYDSTPDPKTGAGVRSNGVTYALDRVGDAWNLRVTMDGRWLRDPARKFPVVVDPPITARDTTYIDSFVSSRDFANRDNSAETFLKVGTYNGGREKSAAYVRFFGAETLIGRYVQGASLNLYQTWARSCTASKLTVHRVYGDWWERDVLSWPGPAYDSANPVASKSFNRGGNCTSRPAGWESIPIDPERFTKWLDGRERWYGFSLRASNTDNNGEKFFYSSEYAGGGAPFIDLIYSDEGAAYSLPTRRFDPPVTPSTYGFLNVDVTNLGVTTWVESWDSPSPDLYGYIRNSAGTLVDTSVHGVGDIPVPHGVTVRLAVVTGFLPAGTYTITITMQDAQGRDFDSYYGVPHATVSFTVLPEATPEVVSFFPPNNAQVDRLRPALWAQYFDADNAPGGPYYWFRVCNGTADAPVGCQESQWVTSASWTVPAGVLSWGQTSFWYVAVHDGQNMSYLTGPYHLTPVVAQPEITHHLAGAPDGADVPGLNVQVGNYSTAVVDASVPVSGPPLEVSRTYNSQDPRSAGAFGAGWSTPWDQRITADPDGSGSVVVTLTSGRQVRFGRNADGSFVPPAGQPLTLVRGSGNWTLRDSSGQRRVFDDAGRIIAVVDGYGRQQQFLYTSGVLSQVRDVASGRSLSVTWSGGRVSTVRSDAPAVGAAQPTWTYSYTGNRLTRVCSPLSEQSCVEYQYQDSSHYRSIVIDDNPSAYWPLGETSGGTAANVVARKPGEYAAKYSGVTLGQPGALAGSADTAARFSSAANGGLALPVNLTNTSLSLTVELWFKAASGQRGTLYAYQDTDLLREPGDHTPALYVDSGGKLRGQLWAPGSTQMVSPARVDNGQWHHVVLVGAVDRQELYLNGTRIGSSTGHPLAMLNMRYAYVGNGSTTGWPAAGSGNFPFIGQIDDVAFYRHALAPTQISAHYAARAATSRMTGSIEPGPFTAMQASYDGRSGRITTLQDRNGAEWTVGQPTPRRRHPRHRASLHRAGLGHVHLRCDPRRPADLTGNQPRCGELGIRRERLRHHLHRRQRAGPVVLPGCARQHHLGGGLPQQRLGLQELRLPPKR comes from the coding sequence GTGCAGACGGGGTTCGGGATCGCCGACGCGGCGGCCGTGCCGGCGGTGACCAGTGGCTCCGACATCCGCTTCGCCGACGTCCGGCCGGACGCCGACCTCGTGCTCACCCCCACCAAGACTGGCGTTAGCGAGAGCATCGTGCTCAAGTCGGCCGACGCGCCGACGCAGTGGAACTTTCCGCTGCGACTGCAGGGCCTCGCCCCGGAACTTGTGGGCGGCGGAGTCGAACTGCGGGACGAGGCCGGCGAGGTGCGCGCCAACATCCCACCCGGCTTCATGTACGACTCGACGCCCGATCCGAAGACCGGAGCTGGTGTCCGATCCAACGGCGTCACCTACGCCTTGGACCGGGTCGGCGACGCCTGGAACCTGCGGGTGACCATGGACGGGCGGTGGTTGCGTGACCCGGCGCGAAAGTTCCCCGTGGTGGTTGATCCGCCGATCACCGCCCGGGACACCACGTACATTGACTCCTTCGTCTCCAGTCGGGACTTCGCCAACCGCGACAACAGCGCCGAGACGTTCCTCAAGGTCGGCACTTACAACGGCGGACGGGAGAAATCGGCGGCCTACGTGCGGTTTTTTGGCGCAGAAACGCTGATCGGGCGATACGTGCAGGGGGCATCGCTCAACCTGTACCAGACCTGGGCCCGGTCGTGCACCGCGTCCAAGTTGACTGTGCACCGGGTCTACGGAGACTGGTGGGAGCGAGACGTTCTGAGCTGGCCCGGGCCTGCGTACGACTCGGCGAATCCGGTCGCGAGCAAGTCGTTCAACCGGGGCGGTAACTGCACCTCCCGTCCTGCTGGCTGGGAGTCGATCCCGATCGATCCAGAGCGGTTCACCAAATGGCTGGACGGCCGCGAACGCTGGTACGGTTTTTCGCTGCGCGCTTCGAACACCGACAACAACGGCGAAAAGTTCTTTTACTCCAGCGAGTACGCCGGTGGCGGCGCGCCGTTCATCGACCTCATCTACTCTGACGAGGGGGCGGCCTACTCGCTGCCCACCAGGCGGTTCGATCCTCCAGTCACCCCGTCGACGTACGGCTTTCTCAACGTCGACGTCACCAACCTTGGCGTCACCACCTGGGTCGAGTCGTGGGACAGCCCGTCGCCCGACCTGTACGGCTACATCCGCAACAGCGCCGGCACCTTGGTGGACACCAGCGTGCACGGCGTCGGTGACATCCCAGTGCCGCACGGCGTGACTGTGCGGCTGGCCGTGGTAACTGGGTTCCTACCCGCCGGAACCTACACCATAACCATCACGATGCAGGACGCCCAGGGCCGGGATTTCGACTCCTACTACGGGGTGCCCCACGCAACGGTCTCCTTCACGGTGCTGCCGGAGGCGACGCCCGAGGTCGTCTCCTTCTTTCCACCAAACAACGCCCAGGTGGACCGGCTACGCCCAGCGCTGTGGGCGCAGTACTTCGACGCAGACAATGCGCCCGGCGGTCCCTACTACTGGTTCCGGGTCTGCAACGGCACCGCCGACGCGCCGGTCGGCTGCCAGGAGTCGCAGTGGGTCACCTCCGCCTCGTGGACGGTGCCGGCGGGTGTGCTGTCCTGGGGACAGACCTCGTTCTGGTATGTCGCCGTCCACGACGGCCAGAATATGAGTTACCTGACTGGCCCCTACCACCTGACCCCGGTCGTCGCCCAACCGGAGATCACCCATCATCTCGCCGGGGCACCCGATGGCGCCGATGTACCCGGGTTGAATGTCCAGGTTGGCAACTACTCGACGGCGGTCGTGGACGCTTCGGTCCCGGTCTCCGGGCCCCCGCTGGAGGTCAGCCGCACCTACAACTCGCAGGACCCCCGCTCCGCCGGCGCGTTCGGCGCGGGCTGGTCCACCCCGTGGGACCAGCGGATCACCGCCGATCCCGACGGCTCGGGCAGCGTAGTGGTGACGCTCACCTCGGGCCGCCAGGTCCGGTTCGGTCGCAACGCCGACGGCAGCTTCGTCCCACCTGCGGGTCAACCGTTGACCCTGGTCCGGGGCAGTGGCAACTGGACGCTGCGGGACTCTTCCGGGCAGCGGCGGGTGTTCGATGACGCGGGTCGGATCATCGCCGTGGTGGATGGCTACGGCCGGCAGCAACAGTTTCTCTACACCTCGGGAGTGTTGTCCCAGGTCAGGGACGTGGCAAGTGGCCGGTCGCTGTCCGTCACCTGGTCCGGTGGGCGAGTGAGTACGGTCCGCAGCGACGCCCCCGCCGTCGGTGCCGCCCAACCGACGTGGACCTACAGCTACACCGGCAACCGGCTGACCCGGGTCTGCTCTCCGCTCTCCGAGCAGTCCTGCGTGGAGTACCAGTACCAAGACAGCTCCCACTACCGGTCGATTGTCATCGACGACAACCCGTCGGCGTACTGGCCGTTGGGGGAGACGTCCGGGGGGACTGCGGCCAACGTGGTGGCCCGCAAGCCGGGTGAGTACGCGGCGAAGTACAGCGGGGTGACGCTCGGCCAACCTGGCGCACTCGCCGGCTCGGCCGACACCGCTGCCAGATTCAGCTCGGCGGCCAATGGTGGGCTGGCGCTGCCGGTCAACCTCACCAACACCTCGCTGTCGCTCACCGTCGAGCTGTGGTTCAAGGCGGCTAGCGGCCAGCGCGGCACGCTCTATGCGTACCAGGACACCGACCTGCTACGGGAACCGGGCGACCACACCCCCGCGCTGTACGTCGACAGCGGTGGCAAGTTGCGCGGTCAACTCTGGGCACCGGGCTCCACCCAAATGGTCTCCCCGGCCCGGGTAGACAACGGACAGTGGCACCACGTGGTGCTCGTCGGAGCAGTCGACCGCCAGGAGCTTTACCTCAACGGGACGCGGATCGGGTCGAGCACCGGCCATCCGCTCGCGATGCTGAACATGCGGTACGCGTACGTCGGCAACGGCAGCACAACCGGCTGGCCGGCTGCCGGCTCCGGGAACTTCCCGTTCATCGGCCAGATCGACGATGTTGCGTTCTACCGGCACGCCCTCGCGCCGACCCAGATCAGCGCGCACTACGCGGCCCGTGCCGCCACCTCGCGGATGACCGGCAGTATCGAACCCGGCCCGTTCACCGCGATGCAGGCGAGCTACGACGGACGCTCCGGGCGGATCACCACTCTCCAGGACCGCAACGGCGCTGAGTGGACCGTTGGGCAGCCCACGCCCAGGCGACGGCACCCGCGCCATCGAGCTTCGCTCCACCGGGCGGGACTCGGTCACGTACACCTTCGATGCGACCCGCGGCGGCCGGCTGACCTCACGGGAAACCAACCTCGGTGTGGAGAACTGGGAATACGACGCGAACGGCTTCGTCACCACCTACACCGACGCCAACGGGCGGGCCCGGTGGTACTTCCGGGATGCGCGCGGCAACATCACCTGGGAGGCGGTCTACCGCAGCAACGCCTGGGTCTACAAGAACTACGGTTACCACCTAAACGCTGA